In one Leptospiraceae bacterium genomic region, the following are encoded:
- a CDS encoding STAS domain-containing protein, with amino-acid sequence MYTLSFDSLDIDITVIPQFGKNIQIVAFKGKFNHQNAYSISRDLQSLFKEEVYELVLNLSELKYINSVGLAIILSMVKIVDQHSGKFVIGGVNKSIETIIQLVELPEKVLICSSVDEAIKHWSD; translated from the coding sequence ATGTATACCCTGAGTTTTGATTCACTGGATATTGATATTACTGTAATACCGCAATTTGGTAAGAATATTCAAATTGTTGCATTTAAGGGAAAGTTTAACCACCAAAATGCGTACAGCATTTCGCGTGATTTACAATCCTTATTTAAAGAAGAAGTTTATGAATTAGTTCTGAATCTTTCTGAATTGAAGTATATCAACAGCGTAGGCCTGGCTATCATCCTTTCTATGGTAAAAATCGTAGATCAACACTCAGGTAAATTTGTTATTGGGGGAGTTAACAAATCCATAGAAACTATCATTCAACTGGTAGAATTGCCGGAAAAGGTACTTATCTGTTCATCTGTAGATGAAGCTAT